From one Eucalyptus grandis isolate ANBG69807.140 chromosome 9, ASM1654582v1, whole genome shotgun sequence genomic stretch:
- the LOC104419512 gene encoding GDSL esterase/lipase 5 has translation MSAPDFHVLFVAVFASILLLARCDIDRPQHDVALFIFGDSLYDAGTNNYINTTASYRANFPPYGETFFSYPTGRFTNGRLMADFIAEYAKKPPIPSYLQQKNGEFVGGANFASGGAGALPETHQGYVVDLGTQLKQFEKLVKDLRKKLGDEKAKRMVSEGVYMVSIGANDYLYPVVNNPALFQSISMEDYVGMVVGNISTVLEGIYKVGARKFGFLTVPPVGCLPAVRLVTGNGSCLRPAIKLTKLHNVAFPATLAKLESQLQGFKYSLFDLYTSWIKRIQYPSKYGFKEGKSACCGSGPYGGNYSCGGMRGVREYSLCPNPKEYVFFDSYHPTESVYQQFAQLMWSGRLLTTKPYNLEALFKYGNI, from the exons ATGTCGGCTCCGGATTTCCACGTCCTTTTCGTCGCCGTCTTCGCCAGCATTCTCCTCTTGGCTCGCTGCGACATCGATCGACCACAACATGACGTCGCTCTGTTCATCTTCGGCGACTCACTCTACGACGCTGGGACCAACAACTACATAAACACTACTGCGTCTTACAGGGCAAACTTCCCTCCTTATGGCGAGACTTTCTTCAGCTATCCGACTGGCAGATTCACTAACGGCCGTCTTATGGCTGATTTTATTG CTGAATATGCGAAAAAACCACCGATCCCATCATATCTCCAACAAAAGAATGGCGAATTTGTGGGAGGGGCAAATTTCGCGTCCGGTGGAGCTGGCGCTTTACCCGAAACTCACCAAGGATAT GTGGTGGATCTCGGGACTCAACTCAAGCAGTTCGAGAAACTGGTGAAGGATCTGAGGAAGAAGCTGGGGGATGAGAAGGCGAAGAGAATGGTTTCGGAGGGCGTTTACATGGTCAGCATCGGAGCCAATGATTACTTGTATCCGGTTGTCAACAATCCAGCTCTGTTTCAGTCCATTTCCATGGAGGATTACGTGGGGATGGTGGTTGGCAACATTAGCACTGTCCTTGAG GGTATATATAAAGTTggagcaagaaaatttgggttttTAACAGTTCCACCTGTTGGGTGCCTCCCGGCCGTTCGATTGGTAACCGGAAATGGTTCTTGTTTGAGACCAGCCATCAAGCTAACGAAGCTTCACAACGTAGCTTTTCCTGCGACTCTCGCCAAGCTAGAGTCTCAATTGCAGGGATTCAAGTACTCCCTCTTCGACTTGTACACTTCCTGGATTAAAAGAATCCAATACCCATCAAAATATG GTTTCAAGGAAGGGAAATCGGCGTGTTGCGGCTCGGGTCCCTACGGGGGGAACTATAGCTGCGGAGGCATGAGAGGGGTGAGAGAGTACTCGTTGTGCCCTAATCCCAAGGAGTACGTGTTCTTCGATTCCTACCATCCAACTGAGAGCGTTTATCAGCAATTTGCGCAGTTGATGTGGAGTGGACGTTTGCTTACAACCAAGCCTTATAATCTGGAAGCATTGTTCAAATATGGGAACATTTga
- the LOC104419511 gene encoding GDSL esterase/lipase 1: protein MSTPTLHIILFTVLASLFVSTCCDNQSREDVALFIFGDSINDAGTNNYINTTAGFRANFPPYGETFFRYPTGGFSDGRLIVDFIAEYANLPLIPPYLQIKDDEFMGGANFASAGAGALVDTYEGFVVDLKTQLKQLEQLEKKLRKEMGSEKTKRIIKEGVYLISIGTNDYTKPLLNPALFQSISMEDYVGMVIGNITSVLKGIYEVGGRKFAMIGVGQFGCAPSRRRLTRNGSCSGEANKIAQLHNVALTSILAKLETQLQGFEYTYFDFYTSLSERIQYPSKYGFKEAKSACCGSGPYRANSTCGGQRGVKEYSLCRHPEKYVFFDSGHPSERANRQFAQLMWNGSASVVRPRNLKELFKHEGT from the exons ATGTCGACTCCGACTCTCCACATCATTCTCTTCACTGTTCTTGCAAGCCTCTTCGTCTCCACTTGCTGCGACAATCAGTCTCGGGAAGATGTTGCTCTCTTCATCTTTGGCGACTCCATTAATGACGCAGGGACCAACAACTACATAAACACCACTGCTGGCTTCAGAGCAAATTTTCCTCCTTATGGGGAGACGTTTTTCCGCTATCCCACTGGCGGATTCTCCGATGGTCGTCTTATCGTCGATTTTATTG CTGAATATGCAAATCTACCGCTGATTCCACCATATCTCCAAATAAAAGATGATGAATTCATGGGAGGGGCGAATTTTGCATCCGCTGGAGCTGGTGCTTTGGTCGACACTTATGAAGGATTT GTGGTGGATTTGAAGACGCAGCTGAAGCAGCTTGAACAACTAGAGAAGAAGCTGAGGAAAGAGATGGGGAGCGAGAAGACGAAGAGGATAATTAAGGAGGGTGTTTACTTAATTAGCATCGGAACCAATGATTACACGAAGCCTCTACTTAATCCTGCTCTGTTTCAGTCCATTTCCATGGAAGATTACGTGGGGATGGTGATTGGGAACATCACCTCTGTGCTCAAG GGAATATATGAGGTAGGAGGAAGAAAATTTGCAATGATTGGAGTGGGGCAATTTGGGTGTGCGCCAAGCAGGAGACGATTGACCAGAAATGGTTCTTGCTCAGGCGAAGCCAACAAGATCGCACAGCTTCACAACGTTGCTCTTACttcaattcttgcaaaattggaAACGCAACTCCAAGGATTCGAATACACCTACTTCGACTTCTACACTTCATTAAGTGAGAGAATCCAATACCCATCAAAATACG GTTTTAAGGAAGCAAAAAGTGCGTGTTGTGGTTCGGGTCCTTATAGGGCAAATTCGACTTGTGGAGGCCAAAGAGGAGTGAAGGAATATTCATTATGCCGTCATCCTGAGAAGTACGTGTTCTTTGATTCTGGCCATCCAAGTGAGAGGGCTAACCGACAATTTGCACAGTTGATGTGGAATGGGAGTGCGAGTGTAGTCAGACCTCGCAACCTGAAGGAATTGTTCAAGCATGAGGGTACTTGA